The following proteins are co-located in the Bordetella bronchialis genome:
- a CDS encoding ABC transporter permease → MTTTATPRTAATPPAPVAKEAGPWRRFLEDFFASKLATLGLVVLVAMILAVLLAPWIAPQNPYDIGSLDIMDAKLPPGSENVAGDMTYWLGTDGQARDMLSAILYGLRTSLMVGCISVFFAFVIGATVGLVAAYFGGRVDALLMRIADIQLSFPSILVALILLSILGSGVDKVIIALIVVQWAYFARTARGAALVERGKEYVEAARCMSLGSWRILRRHLLPNCMPPLIVVATIDLAHAIALEATLSFLGVGVPVTEPSLGMLISNGFEFLMSGRYWISFFPGVALAIAIIAINLVGDHLRDVLNPRNAS, encoded by the coding sequence ATGACAACGACCGCTACTCCCCGGACGGCGGCCACGCCGCCCGCGCCCGTCGCGAAGGAAGCCGGCCCCTGGCGCCGCTTCCTGGAGGACTTCTTCGCCAGCAAGCTGGCCACGCTGGGCCTGGTGGTCCTGGTGGCGATGATCCTGGCGGTGCTGCTGGCGCCCTGGATCGCGCCGCAGAATCCGTATGACATCGGCAGCCTGGACATCATGGACGCCAAGCTGCCGCCGGGCAGCGAGAACGTTGCCGGCGACATGACCTATTGGCTGGGCACCGACGGCCAGGCGCGCGACATGTTGTCCGCAATTCTCTACGGCTTGCGCACCAGCTTGATGGTGGGCTGTATTTCGGTGTTCTTCGCCTTTGTCATCGGCGCCACGGTGGGCCTGGTGGCCGCGTATTTCGGCGGGCGCGTGGACGCGCTGTTGATGCGCATCGCCGATATCCAGCTGTCGTTTCCGTCCATCCTAGTCGCCCTGATCCTGCTTTCCATCCTGGGCTCGGGCGTGGACAAGGTAATCATCGCCTTGATCGTCGTGCAGTGGGCGTATTTCGCCCGCACCGCGCGCGGCGCGGCGCTGGTGGAGCGCGGCAAGGAATACGTCGAAGCCGCGCGGTGCATGTCGCTGGGCTCGTGGCGCATATTGCGGCGCCACCTGCTGCCCAACTGCATGCCGCCCTTGATCGTGGTCGCCACCATAGACCTGGCACACGCCATCGCGCTGGAAGCCACCCTGTCTTTCCTGGGCGTGGGCGTCCCCGTGACGGAGCCTTCGCTGGGCATGCTGATCTCCAACGGCTTCGAATTCCTGATGTCCGGACGCTACTGGATCTCGTTTTTCCCCGGCGTGGCCCTGGCCATCGCCATCATCGCCATCAATCTGGTCGGCGACCATCTGCGCGATGTACTGAATCCGCGCAACGCGTCGTAA
- a CDS encoding ABC transporter ATP-binding protein, with product MTSASSSAPDAAARQGARVLDVSGLRTHFFTRAGVVKAVDGVDLSLGEGEILGLVGESGSGKSITGFSLIGLIDEPGRIVDGSIRFDGRELRGASPAQMRALRGNDIAMIFQDPMMTLNPVLRVDTQMIEAIQAHRRMDRAAARQRARDVLAMVGIPAPDERLRAYPHQLSGGMRQRVAIAIALLNAPRVIIADEPTTALDVTIQGQILYEVQKLCRDTGTALLWITHDLAVVSGLADRIAVMYAGRVVETGTTAEVIGRPLHPYTHGLMMSIPTPETRGHELASIPGMTPSLLKLPEGCAFRTRCPRATDTCLREPGSVEFRPGHWVRCWHAGEPEAR from the coding sequence ATGACTAGCGCCTCTTCCAGCGCGCCGGACGCGGCGGCGCGCCAGGGGGCGCGCGTACTGGACGTGTCCGGATTGCGCACCCATTTCTTCACGCGGGCCGGCGTGGTCAAGGCCGTGGACGGCGTGGACCTGAGCCTGGGCGAAGGCGAAATCCTGGGGCTGGTGGGCGAATCCGGGTCCGGCAAGAGCATCACGGGTTTTTCGCTGATCGGCCTGATCGACGAACCCGGCCGCATCGTGGATGGCTCCATCCGCTTCGATGGCCGGGAGCTGCGCGGCGCATCGCCGGCCCAGATGCGCGCGCTGCGCGGCAACGACATCGCCATGATCTTCCAGGATCCGATGATGACGCTGAATCCGGTCCTGCGCGTGGATACCCAGATGATAGAGGCCATCCAGGCGCATCGCCGGATGGACAGGGCGGCGGCCCGGCAGCGCGCCCGCGACGTGCTGGCGATGGTGGGCATCCCCGCGCCCGACGAGCGGCTGCGCGCCTATCCGCACCAGCTGTCCGGGGGCATGCGCCAGCGCGTGGCGATCGCCATCGCGCTGCTGAACGCGCCACGCGTGATCATCGCCGACGAGCCCACCACGGCGCTGGACGTGACCATCCAGGGCCAGATCCTGTACGAAGTGCAGAAGCTGTGCCGCGATACCGGGACGGCGCTCCTGTGGATCACGCACGACCTGGCCGTCGTATCGGGACTGGCCGACCGCATCGCGGTGATGTACGCCGGCCGCGTCGTCGAAACCGGCACCACGGCCGAGGTCATCGGCCGTCCGCTGCATCCCTATACGCATGGCCTGATGATGTCCATCCCCACGCCGGAGACGCGCGGCCACGAACTGGCTTCGATTCCGGGCATGACGCCATCGCTGCTCAAACTGCCGGAGGGCTGTGCCTTCCGCACCCGCTGTCCGCGCGCCACCGACACCTGTCTGCGCGAGCCCGGCTCCGTCGAGTTCCGCCCCGGGCATTGGGTACGCTGCTGGCATGCCGGCGAACCGGAGGCACGATGA
- a CDS encoding ABC transporter ATP-binding protein has product MNGQTTPILALRGAEMRFVQPVDLAGRIANLFGAGLRKTVVHAVAGVDLDVMPGEVIGVVGESGCGKSTLGRMISGILPPTSGSIAYAGQPVAGMDDRQRRAYELGVQMIFQDPYASLNPRMRVEEIIGEAPMVHGLVGRRERKEYVAGLMRQVGLDPAYAQRYPHQFSGGQRQRIGIARALALKPRVIVCDEAVAALDVSIQAQVLNLFGKLRRELDLTYLFISHNLGVVSHISDRVAIMYLGRIVELASTEQVFKHANHPYTQALLKELPTLNPERRNFRPIQGELPSPLAPPPGCTFHPRCPHAMDRCRQERPALREVAPGQLSACHLNDLPAAAPRPVAFHASSVATQS; this is encoded by the coding sequence ATGAACGGGCAGACGACTCCTATCCTGGCGCTGCGCGGCGCGGAGATGCGCTTCGTGCAGCCGGTCGACCTGGCCGGCCGCATCGCCAACCTGTTCGGCGCCGGGCTGCGCAAGACCGTGGTGCATGCCGTGGCGGGCGTGGACCTGGACGTGATGCCCGGTGAAGTGATCGGCGTGGTCGGCGAATCCGGATGCGGCAAGTCCACGCTGGGCAGGATGATCAGCGGCATCCTGCCGCCTACCTCGGGCAGCATTGCCTACGCCGGCCAGCCCGTGGCCGGCATGGACGACCGGCAGCGCCGCGCGTATGAGCTGGGCGTGCAGATGATCTTCCAGGATCCCTATGCATCGCTGAATCCGCGCATGCGGGTGGAAGAAATCATCGGCGAAGCGCCCATGGTCCACGGCCTGGTGGGCCGCCGCGAACGCAAGGAATATGTAGCCGGATTGATGCGACAGGTCGGCCTGGACCCGGCCTACGCGCAACGCTATCCGCACCAGTTTTCCGGCGGACAGCGACAGCGCATCGGCATCGCGCGCGCCCTGGCCCTGAAGCCCAGGGTCATCGTCTGCGACGAGGCCGTGGCGGCGCTCGATGTCTCGATCCAGGCGCAGGTGCTGAACCTGTTCGGCAAACTGCGTCGCGAACTGGACCTGACCTATCTGTTCATCAGCCACAACCTGGGCGTGGTCAGCCATATTTCGGATCGCGTCGCCATCATGTACCTGGGACGCATCGTCGAGCTCGCGTCCACGGAACAGGTCTTCAAGCACGCCAATCATCCCTATACCCAGGCCTTGCTGAAAGAGCTGCCGACCTTGAATCCCGAGCGGCGCAACTTCCGCCCCATACAGGGCGAGCTGCCGTCGCCGCTGGCGCCCCCGCCGGGCTGTACCTTCCATCCGCGCTGTCCGCATGCGATGGACCGGTGCCGGCAGGAAAGGCCGGCCCTGCGCGAAGTCGCGCCGGGCCAGCTCAGCGCCTGCCATCTGAACGATCTGCCCGCCGCCGCGCCGCGGCCGGTTGCCTTCCACGCGAGTTCCGTCGCCACGCAGAGCTGA
- a CDS encoding N-formylglutamate amidohydrolase, which produces MRTADTPFAPYTRIGPRGTPLPLICDSPHSGVTYPADFGYAIEPDVLRTGEDTHVDELWQAIPDVGGTLILAEFPRTYIDPNREPDDIDPRLLAEAWPGAINPSEKSRIGHGLIWGKAGGRRIYDRKLSVEEVRHRIEAYHQPYHAALNRDIEAAYKQFGAVWHLNLHSMPSDSYEVLQVPGGGQLADFVLGDRDGTTCEPELVDVVENSLRASGYTVARNDPFKGVALIARLGKPAQRRHSLQIEIHRGQYMNERTFEKNEKFPAMQAALTKAAQDVALYIQRQL; this is translated from the coding sequence ATGCGCACCGCCGATACGCCCTTCGCTCCCTATACACGCATCGGGCCGCGTGGCACGCCGCTGCCGCTGATCTGCGATTCGCCGCACAGCGGCGTCACCTATCCCGCGGACTTCGGCTATGCCATCGAGCCGGATGTGCTGCGCACCGGCGAAGACACGCACGTCGACGAGTTGTGGCAGGCCATACCCGACGTCGGCGGGACATTGATCCTGGCCGAATTCCCGCGCACCTATATCGATCCCAACCGCGAGCCGGACGATATCGATCCGCGCCTGCTGGCCGAAGCCTGGCCCGGCGCGATCAATCCCTCCGAAAAAAGCCGCATCGGGCATGGACTGATCTGGGGCAAGGCGGGTGGCCGCCGCATCTACGATCGCAAGTTGTCGGTGGAGGAAGTGCGCCATCGCATCGAGGCCTACCACCAGCCTTACCACGCCGCCCTGAACCGCGACATCGAGGCGGCCTACAAGCAGTTCGGCGCCGTCTGGCACTTGAATCTGCACTCCATGCCCTCGGATTCCTACGAGGTCCTGCAGGTCCCCGGCGGCGGCCAGCTCGCCGATTTCGTGCTCGGCGACCGCGACGGCACCACGTGCGAGCCCGAACTCGTGGACGTGGTGGAAAACTCCTTGCGCGCCAGCGGCTATACGGTCGCGCGCAACGATCCCTTCAAGGGCGTGGCGCTCATCGCCCGGCTGGGCAAGCCCGCGCAGCGGCGCCATAGCCTGCAGATCGAAATCCATCGCGGGCAGTACATGAATGAACGGACGTTCGAAAAGAACGAGAAATTCCCGGCCATGCAGGCCGCACTGACCAAGGCGGCGCAAGACGTCGCGCTATACATTCAAAGGCAGCTATGA
- a CDS encoding M20 aminoacylase family protein translates to MKTLDEIERAHGELTAIRRDIHAHPELAFEETRTSALVAEKLRGWGIEVHTGFGKTGIVGVLHGAGGKGRTIGLRADMDALPMPENNRFAHKSTISGRMHGCGHDGHTTMLLGAAQYLAAHRDFKGTVVFIFQPAEENGNAGARAMMQDGLFDKFPCDAVFGIHNMPGMPVNQFGIRPGPTMASSNRFTITIKGVGGHAAQPHKTVDTIVIASEMVGVLQSVVSRNRNPLDTAVLTVTQIHAGDSFNVIPAEAVIRGTVRTYTTEVLDMIEDAIRRIATTLPQVYGGSGELDFVRAYPPLVNWEKEADFAAQVAESAFGKEAVNRAVPPFMGAEDFSFFLEKVPGCYIFLGNGEGEHRLESYHGMGPCTLHNPNYDFNDALLPVGATYWVKLVQTFLAQA, encoded by the coding sequence ATGAAAACCCTGGACGAAATCGAACGCGCGCACGGCGAGCTCACGGCGATACGCCGTGACATCCACGCGCATCCCGAACTGGCCTTCGAAGAAACCCGGACCTCCGCGCTGGTGGCGGAAAAATTGCGCGGCTGGGGCATCGAGGTGCACACCGGCTTCGGCAAGACCGGCATCGTGGGCGTGTTGCACGGCGCCGGCGGCAAGGGCAGGACCATAGGTTTGCGCGCCGACATGGACGCCCTGCCCATGCCCGAGAACAACCGCTTCGCGCACAAGTCGACCATCTCCGGCCGCATGCACGGCTGTGGCCATGACGGCCATACCACCATGCTGCTGGGCGCCGCGCAGTACCTGGCCGCGCACCGCGATTTCAAGGGCACGGTCGTGTTCATCTTCCAGCCCGCCGAAGAGAACGGCAATGCCGGCGCGCGGGCAATGATGCAGGACGGCCTGTTCGACAAATTCCCGTGCGATGCGGTCTTCGGCATCCACAATATGCCGGGCATGCCGGTGAACCAGTTCGGCATCCGCCCCGGCCCGACCATGGCCTCCAGCAACCGTTTCACCATCACGATCAAGGGCGTGGGCGGCCATGCGGCCCAGCCGCACAAGACGGTGGACACCATTGTCATCGCTTCGGAGATGGTCGGCGTGCTGCAGAGCGTGGTGTCGCGCAACCGGAACCCGCTGGACACCGCGGTGCTGACGGTCACGCAGATCCACGCCGGCGATTCCTTCAACGTGATTCCGGCCGAAGCCGTTATCCGCGGCACGGTGCGCACCTACACCACCGAAGTCCTGGACATGATCGAGGACGCGATCCGCCGCATCGCCACGACGCTGCCGCAAGTCTATGGCGGGTCTGGCGAACTGGATTTCGTGCGTGCCTACCCGCCGCTGGTGAACTGGGAAAAAGAGGCGGATTTCGCCGCCCAGGTGGCGGAGTCGGCGTTCGGCAAAGAGGCCGTCAACCGTGCGGTGCCACCTTTCATGGGCGCGGAAGATTTCTCTTTCTTCCTGGAGAAGGTGCCCGGCTGCTATATCTTCCTGGGCAATGGCGAAGGCGAACACCGCCTGGAGTCATATCACGGCATGGGCCCCTGCACCTTGCACAACCCCAACTACGACTTCAACGACGCGCTGCTGCCGGTGGGTGCGACGTACTGGGTGAAGCTGGTCCAGACTTTCCTGGCACAGGCCTGA
- a CDS encoding winged helix-turn-helix transcriptional regulator gives MAPRDPVSGETPPTSLSARLARGDLMAPDCPSREVLKHVTSRWGVLVLIALEQRMHRFSELKRAIGGVSERMLAQTLQWLEADGLVDRKAYQVVPPHVEYRLTPLGQECAEKVRLLADWIEMSLPRIRAAQA, from the coding sequence ATGGCTCCGAGAGATCCCGTTTCCGGCGAAACGCCGCCCACTTCCTTGTCCGCCCGCCTGGCGCGCGGCGACCTGATGGCGCCGGACTGCCCGTCGCGCGAAGTGCTCAAGCACGTCACCAGCCGCTGGGGCGTGCTGGTGCTGATCGCGCTCGAACAGCGCATGCACCGCTTCAGTGAACTCAAGCGCGCGATAGGCGGCGTCAGCGAACGGATGCTGGCGCAGACACTGCAATGGCTGGAAGCCGACGGCCTGGTGGATCGCAAGGCCTACCAGGTAGTGCCGCCCCACGTGGAATACCGGCTGACGCCGCTGGGGCAGGAGTGCGCGGAAAAAGTCCGCCTGCTGGCGGACTGGATCGAAATGAGCCTGCCGCGCATCCGGGCCGCCCAGGCCTGA
- a CDS encoding SDR family oxidoreductase gives MTIAITGATGQLGRLVIQRLLAVMPAADLLALVRSPDKAASLGVAARHADYNRPETLGPALAGVETLLLISGNEVGQRIAQHRNVVDAATAAGVKRVVYTSLLHADTSTLSLAPEHLQTENAIRGSGMAYTILRNGWYVENHTGAIPNALATGVLPGSAGAGRFSAAARADYAEAAAAVLTGAGHDNRIYELAADTAYTHAEFAAEVSRQSGKPVAYKDVPQEEYAAALAGAGLPAPVAQAIASWDAAAAGDVLFDGSRQLSRLIGRPTTPLSTAISHALA, from the coding sequence ATGACTATCGCCATTACGGGCGCGACGGGGCAGCTGGGCAGACTGGTCATCCAGCGTTTGCTTGCCGTCATGCCCGCCGCGGATCTGCTTGCCCTGGTCCGGTCGCCGGACAAGGCCGCCAGCCTGGGCGTGGCGGCCCGGCACGCCGACTACAACCGGCCGGAAACCTTGGGGCCCGCGTTGGCCGGCGTCGAGACCCTGCTGCTGATTTCCGGCAACGAGGTCGGCCAGCGCATCGCGCAACACCGCAACGTGGTGGACGCGGCCACCGCCGCCGGCGTGAAGCGCGTGGTCTACACCAGCCTGCTGCACGCGGATACGTCGACGCTTAGCCTGGCCCCCGAGCACCTGCAGACGGAAAACGCGATCAGGGGCTCGGGCATGGCCTATACGATCCTCCGCAACGGCTGGTACGTGGAGAACCATACCGGCGCCATTCCGAACGCGCTGGCCACCGGCGTCCTGCCGGGCAGCGCGGGGGCGGGCAGGTTCTCCGCCGCGGCGCGCGCCGATTACGCGGAGGCCGCCGCCGCCGTGCTGACGGGGGCCGGGCACGACAACAGGATCTACGAGCTCGCGGCCGATACGGCCTACACCCACGCCGAGTTCGCGGCGGAGGTCTCGCGGCAGTCGGGCAAGCCCGTGGCGTACAAGGATGTGCCGCAGGAGGAGTATGCGGCCGCGCTGGCTGGCGCCGGCTTGCCGGCCCCCGTGGCGCAGGCCATCGCCAGCTGGGATGCCGCGGCGGCGGGCGACGTACTGTTCGACGGCAGCCGGCAACTGTCGCGCTTGATCGGCCGCCCCACGACCCCGCTGTCGACCGCCATCTCGCACGCCCTGGCCTAG
- a CDS encoding acyl-CoA dehydrogenase family protein gives MDFQLTPEQRDFQDAVRRYAENELRDGARDRAHANEYPWDVARSMARQGLLGITISEANGGVGGSLMDAVIAIETIASVCPRSADVVQAGNFGPIRVLAEYGNDLQKEKYLRPLLAGEKLISVGMTEPEAGSAVTELKTSATRDGDGWRINGSKIFTTHGPHADVILAYVRFGPGTQGIGSVLVDTRADGVRLGKRSAFMSGEEWAEIFFDNVYVPNDMVVLGEGGFKKQIAGFNVERIGNTARSLALGRYAYEEARAWALQRKQFGRLLCEFQGLQWKFADMRIKLDAGQLLLYRAASNADTGFPSPTETAIAKAYCNQAGFDVANEALQVLGGMGYSRESLVEYCVRRCRGWMIAGGSIEILKNRIAEGVFERSFPQRPPRD, from the coding sequence ATGGACTTTCAACTGACCCCCGAACAACGCGACTTCCAGGACGCCGTGCGTCGCTACGCGGAAAACGAGTTGCGCGACGGCGCGCGCGACCGCGCGCACGCCAACGAATATCCCTGGGACGTCGCGCGCTCGATGGCGCGGCAGGGCTTGCTGGGTATCACCATCAGCGAAGCCAACGGCGGCGTGGGGGGATCGCTGATGGATGCGGTCATCGCCATCGAGACCATCGCCTCGGTCTGCCCGCGCAGCGCCGACGTCGTGCAGGCGGGCAATTTCGGCCCCATCCGCGTGCTGGCCGAGTACGGCAACGACTTGCAGAAGGAAAAGTACCTGCGCCCGCTGCTGGCCGGGGAAAAGCTGATCTCCGTGGGCATGACCGAGCCGGAAGCCGGCTCCGCCGTGACCGAACTGAAGACCAGCGCCACGCGCGACGGCGATGGCTGGCGCATCAATGGTTCGAAGATCTTCACCACCCACGGACCGCACGCCGACGTGATCCTGGCCTACGTGCGCTTCGGCCCCGGCACGCAGGGCATAGGCTCGGTACTGGTCGATACACGCGCGGATGGCGTGCGCCTGGGCAAGCGCTCTGCCTTTATGTCGGGCGAGGAATGGGCCGAGATCTTCTTCGACAACGTATACGTGCCCAACGACATGGTCGTGCTGGGCGAGGGCGGTTTCAAGAAACAGATCGCCGGCTTCAACGTCGAGCGCATCGGCAACACCGCGCGCTCGCTGGCGCTGGGACGCTACGCCTACGAAGAGGCGCGCGCCTGGGCGCTGCAGCGCAAGCAATTCGGCCGCCTGCTGTGCGAATTCCAGGGCCTGCAATGGAAGTTCGCGGACATGCGCATCAAACTGGACGCCGGCCAGCTGCTGCTGTACCGGGCGGCGTCCAATGCCGACACGGGCTTTCCGTCGCCCACCGAAACCGCCATCGCCAAGGCCTATTGCAACCAGGCCGGGTTCGACGTGGCCAACGAAGCGCTGCAGGTCCTGGGCGGCATGGGCTATAGCCGAGAATCGCTGGTCGAATACTGCGTGCGCCGCTGCCGTGGATGGATGATCGCCGGCGGTTCGATCGAGATCCTCAAAAACCGCATCGCCGAAGGCGTCTTCGAACGCAGCTTCCCGCAGCGTCCGCCGCGCGACTGA